A portion of the Kazachstania africana CBS 2517 chromosome 2, complete genome genome contains these proteins:
- the INO80 gene encoding chromatin-remodeling ATPase INO80 (similar to Saccharomyces cerevisiae INO80 (YGL150C); ancestral locus Anc_2.317), which produces MSSLSTLLNDDDSNDKEEAVVPIDKKVNFLNSLNSNLSKILNNDELQLQLQDWKFINLQEFELISNWNVKNIQLNEIYNIINDLDTECNDYFNSYKIDRLKLIKQTLQQKLKEDEQEKRQQPKSKRLRNSTTSKVTDIKMEDGESENINSLENDSMLDETDQQILDLSENQDVEDDNRQETEEDEDDIEDEIEDDEENEEEEEVEEDLQSEALEVEDNDDKDFTPDDYSKPAKYHLKDKSLNLNSDKTKIVRELIKMSNKNKIPRIKKRKFTNCLVMDYKNNSKVIIKITLKQFHVRKLKRLLNESKRKREEEQEGVEEEQHPKRRRFTDDKRKSNTNNNHDLPTYGMKLSLKEARAIKRHHDNTYITIWKDMARKDSNKMLRLIQQIQSTRYNNFRKTSSLCAREARKWQSRNFKQIKDMQTRARRGIREMSNFWKRNEREEREVKRKAEKVALEAAKKEEEEREAKRQAKKLNFLLTQTELYSHFIGRKIKTNEIEGNEKQKHINDDIDLEATSANKNEFNSIDFDNETEEQLRLKAAENASSVLAQTRAKAKEFDNLHLEEDNNEEELNFQNPTSLGEITIDQSKLLACTLKEYQLKGLNWLANLYDQGINGILADEMGLGKTVQSISVLAHLAERYNIWGPFLVVTPASTLHNWVNEISKFVPDFKILPYWGNAKDRKVLRKFWDRKNLRYTKDAPFHVMVTSYQMVVSDVNYLQKMKWQYMILDEAQAIKSSQSSRWRNLLSFHCRNRLLLTGTPIQNNMQELWALLHFIMPSLFDSHDEFSEWFSRDIESHAESNTQINQQQLRRLHMILKPFMLRRIKKNVQSELGDKIEIDVLCDLTQRQEKLYKVLKSQVSSNYDAIENAAGADDAGSDQNLVNYVMQFRKVCNHPDLFERADVDSPFAFVNFGRTSSLLRRNTTFNGGSGGMTTGNSGNSANISAFNSSTNLKIASNSSIDNLNNTVRKYFNMLEVVYSTTNPIRYSLPKLIYEDLILPNFANNVDVLHKIVNYEMNILNPTTNRELCETLSRMTGLSFDSFTTLAHKKLEMRAVELNCDEIIKSKKCSFYANLLMMDHTSQLTELSKETTKGVLQSLLSIKERVYTDQYWNSLSPAYQDRASASPISIQVLGSSNFTNKIEGELFDPVISQALSDIPPIIQYNMHVYRKIPIEEFPKTNLFPEPLNKNFASTISMPSMDRFITESAKLKKLDEMLPKLKSGNHRVLIYFQMTKMMDLMEEYLTYRQYNHIRLDGSSKLEDRRDLVHDWQTKPEIFIFLLSTRAGGLGINLTAADTVIFYDSDWNPTIDSQAMDRAHRLGQTRQVTVYRLLVKGTIEERMRDRAKQKEQVQQVVMEGKTQENNVRTIETTARVEKQNISN; this is translated from the coding sequence ATGTCTTCGTTATcaacattattgaatgatgatgatagtaatgataaagaagagGCAGTAGTACCTATTGATAAGAAagtgaattttttaaatagtttaaattcaaatttgagtaagattttaaataatgatgagTTACAATTACAGTTACAAGATTGgaaattcattaatttacaagaatttgaactcatttcaaattggaatgttaaaaatattcaattgaatgaGATTTATAACATTATTAATGATTTAGATACTGAATGTAACGATTATTTCAATAGCtataaaattgatagattgaaattaatcaaaCAAACGTTGCAACAAAAACTGAAAGAAGACgaacaagaaaagagaCAGCAaccaaaatcaaagagaCTACGTAATAGTACTACTTCTAAGGTTACTGATATCAAAATGGAAGATGGTGAAtcagaaaatataaattcattGGAAAATGATTCAATGTTAGACGAAACAGATCAACAGATTCTTGATCTTAGTGAAAATCAAGATGTGGAAGATGATAACCGACaagaaactgaagaagatgaagacgacattgaagatgaaatagaagatgatgaagaaaatgaagaagaagaagaagtagaagaagatCTTCAAAGCGAAGCTTTAGAagttgaagataatgacGATAAAGATTTTACACCAGATGACTACAGCAAGCCAGCAAAATATCATCTAAAGGATAAATCACTCAATTTAAATAGTGACAAGACAAAAATCGTTCGTGAACTGATAAAGATgtcaaataaaaataaaattccAAGGAttaagaagagaaaattcaCAAATTGTCTTGTTATGgattataaaaataactctaaagtaataataaaaattacGTTAAAACAATTCCAtgtaagaaaattaaaaagattACTCAATGAATCAAAGCGTAAGAGAGAGGAAGAGCAAGAAGGTGTTGAAGAAGAGCAACATCCAAAACGACGTAGATTCACCGATGACAAGAGGAAATCAAATACTAACAACAATCATGATTTACCAACCTATGGTATGAAAttgtcattgaaagaagcaAGAGCAATCAAACGTCATCACGATAATACTTACATAACAATTTGGAAAGACATGGCTCGTAAggattcaaataaaatgCTTCGATTAATTCAGCAAATTCAATCTACCagatataataattttagaAAAACTTCATCCCTTTGTGCTAGAGAAGCAAGAAAATGGCAGTCAAGAAACTTCAAGCAAATTAAGGACATGCAAACAAGAGCAAGAAGAGGTATTAGAGAAATGtccaatttttggaagagAAATGAACGTGAGGAAAGAGAAGTCAAGCGTAAAGCAGAAAAAGTTGCTCTAGAAGCTGCAAagaaagaggaagaagaaagagaagcAAAGAGACAGGctaagaaattgaatttccTTTTAACTCAAACTGAATTATATTCTCATTTCattggaagaaaaattaagaccaatgaaattgaagggAATGAGAAACAGAAGCAtattaatgatgatatcgATTTGGAAGCAACAAGTGCCAATAAGAATGAATTCAACTCCATTGATTTCGATAACGAAACTGAAGAGCAATTGAGATTAAAAGCAGCAGAAAACGCTTCAAGTGTTCTCGCTCAAACAAGAGCAAAGgcaaaagaatttgataatctacatcttgaagaagataacaATGAAGAGGAACTGAATTTCCAGAATCCGACCTCATTGGGTGAAATCACAATTGATCAATCAAAGCTATTGGCTTGCACATTAAAGGAATATCAATTAAAAGGTTTAAATTGGCTGGCAAATCTATACGATCAAGGTATCAATGGTATTCTTGCAGATGAAATGGGTTTAGGTAAAACCGTTCAATCTATATCTGTTTTAGCTCATCTAGCAGAACGTTACAATATATGGGGTCCATTTTTAGTCGTAACACCAGCATCCACGTTACATAATTGGGTTAACgaaatttctaaattcGTCccagatttcaaaattcttcCATATTGGGGGAATGCAAAGGATCGTAAAGTTCTTAGAAAGTTCTGGGACAGAAAGAATTTAAGATATACTAAGGATGCACCATTTCATGTGATGGTTACCTCATACCAAATGGTCGTATCCGATGTCAACTACTtgcagaaaatgaaatggcAATACATGATATTGGATGAGGCCCAAGCCATTAAATCGTCCCAATCGTCACGTTGGAGGAATCTTTTAAGCTTTCATTGTCGTAACAGACTATTATTAACTGGTACCCcgattcaaaataatatgcAAGAATTATGGGCACTGTTACATTTTATCATGCCTTCACTGTTTGATTCACACGATGAATTCAGTGAATGGTTTTCTAGGGATATTGAATCGCATGCTGAATCAAATACGCAGATAAATCAACAACAATTAAGAAGGTTACACATGATCTTGAAACCATTTATGTTGAGACGTATAAAGAAAAACGTTCAATCAGAATTAGGAGATAAGATAGAAATTGACGTTTTATGTGATTTAACTCAAAGACAAGAAAAACTCTATaaagttttgaaatctcAAGTTTCAAGCAATTATGATGCTATTGAAAATGCTGCTGGTGCCGATGATGCAGGAAGTGATCAAAACTTGGTAAATTACGTCATGCAATTTAGAAAAGTTTGTAACCATCctgatttatttgaaaggGCAGATGTGGATTCTCCGTTTGCATTCGTTAATTTTGGTAGAACAAGTTCCTTACTAAGAAGGAACACAACATTTAACGGCGGTAGCGGAGGAATGACAACCGGCAATAGCGGAAACAGCGCCAACATCAGTGCTTTCAATAGTAGTACTAATTTGAAAATCGCCAGCAATTCTAGCATAgacaatttgaataatacAGTTAGAAAATACTTTAATATGTTAGAAGTAGTGTATTCAACAACGAATCCAATTCGTTACAGTTTACCAAAGTTAATTTATGAAGACTTGATTTTACCCAACTTTGCCAATAATGTCGACGTTTTGCataaaattgtaaattatgagatgaatattttgaaccCTACAACAAACCGCGAACTGTGCGAAACTCTATCGAGAATGACTGGCTTGTCTTTTGACTCGTTCACTACTCTAGCACACAAAAAATTAGAGATGAGAGCTGTTGAACTTAACTGTGATGAAATAATCAAGTCGAAGAAGTGTTCCTTCTATGCTAATCTTTTAATGATGGATCATACATCTCAGTTGACCGAACTTTCTAAAGAAACTACAAAAGGTGTTCTCCAGTCTCTATTAAGTATCAAGGAAAGGGTTTATACTGACCAATACTGGAATTCATTAAGTCCTGCCTATCAGGATCGTGCATCTGCTAGTCCAATATCTATCCAAGTACTTGGTTCCAGTAATTTTACAAACAAAATCGAGGGCGAACTATTTGACCCAGTTATATCGCAAGCCCTATCCGATATCCCTCCAATTATTCAATACAACATGCATGTATACAgaaaaattccaattgaAGAGTTCCCAAAGACGAATTTATTCCCAGAACCattgaacaaaaattttgcatcAACTATTTCTATGCCATCAATGGATAGGTTCATCACGGAATCAGCAAAACTAAAGAAACTGGATGAGATGTtaccaaaattgaaaagtgGTAACCACAGAGTATTGATTTATTTCCAAATGACAAAAATGATGGACCTCATGGAAGAATATTTAACTTATAGACAGTACAACCATATCAGATTAGATGGTTCCTCGAAATTGGAGGATCGTCGTGATTTGGTTCATGACTGGCAAACAAAACCagaaatattcattttccttcttaGTACAAGGGCCGGTGGGTTAGGTATTAACCTAACAGCGGCAGATACAGTCATATTTTATGACTCAGACTGGAACCCAACAATCGACTCTCAAGCTATGGATAGAGCTCATAGATTAGGTCAGACAAGACAAGTTACTGTTTACAGGTTACTGGTTAAGGGTactattgaagaaagaatgaGAGACAGAGCCAAACAAAAAGAACAGGTTCAACAGGTTGTTATGGAGGGGAAGACCCAGGAAAATAATGTAAGGACTATCGAAACCACTGCAAGGGTGGAAAAGCAAAATATAAGCAATTAA
- the ARO2 gene encoding bifunctional chorismate synthase/riboflavin reductase [NAD(P)H] ARO2 (similar to Saccharomyces cerevisiae ARO2 (YGL148W); ancestral locus Anc_2.318) produces the protein MSTFGKFFRVTTYGESHCKSVGCIVDGVPPGMTLTEEDIQPQLTRRRPGQSKLSTPRQEKDRVEIQSGVEFNKTLGTPIAMIVKNEDHRPKDYSEMDLYPRPSHADFTYSEKYGIKASSGGGRASARETIGRVAAGGIAEKFLKQVSNVEIVAFVSQIGEIKMDRTFNDPKFQHLLNTITREKVDSIGYIRCPDVTVASDMVKEIEKYRGQKDSIGGVVTCVVRNLPTGLGEPCFDKLEAMLAHAMLSIPASKGFEIGSGFQGVSIPGSQHNDPFYMDEETGRLRTKTNNSGGTQGGISNGENIYFSVPFKSVATISQEQKTATYDGKDGILAAKGRHDPAVTPRAIPIVEAMTALVLADALLIQKSRDFARSVVN, from the coding sequence ATGTCTACTTTCGGTAAGTTCTTTCGTGTAACCACTTACGGTGAATCTCACTGTAAATCAGTCGGCTGTATAGTCGATGGTGTACCACCAGGAATGACATTgactgaagaagatattcaACCGCAATtgacaagaagaagaccAGGTCAAAGTAAATTGTCTACTCCAagacaagaaaaagatcGTGTCGAAATTCAATCTGGTGTAGAATTTAATAAGACTTTAGGTACTCCAATCGCTATGATcgttaaaaatgaagacCATAGACCAAAGGATTATTCAGAAATGGATCTTTACCCAAGGCCATCCCATGCTGATTTTACCTATTCGGAAAAATACGGTATCAAAGCTTCATCCGGTGGTGGTAGAGCTTCTGCAAGAGAAACTATCGGTAGAGTTGCTGCAGGTGGTATcgctgaaaaattcttaaaACAAGTATCAAATGTCGAAATTGTTGCATTTGTCTCACAAATTGGTGAAATTAAAATGGATAGAACCTTTAATGACCCTAAATTCCAACATCTTTTGAATACTATAACTAGAGAAAAAGTTGACTCTATAGGTTACATCAGATGTCCCGATGTCACTGTCGCTAGTGACATGgtcaaagaaattgaaaaatacaGGGGTCAAAAGGACTCTATCGGTGGTGTGGTCACATGTGTAGTGAGAAATTTACCAACTGGGTTGGGTGAACCTTGTTTCGATAAATTAGAAGCAATGCTAGCTCATGCAATGTTATCTATTCCAGCGTCTAAAGGTTTCGAGATCGGTTCAGGTTTCCAAGGTGTCAGTATACCTGGTTCCCAACATAACGACCCATTCTATATGGATGAAGAAACTGGaagattaagaacaaaGACAAATAACTCAGGTGGTACCCAAGGTGGTATCTCTAATGGTGAAAATATTTACTTCTCTGTGCCATTCAAGTCCGTCGCCACCATCTCTCAAGAACAAAAGACCGCAACTTACGACGGTAAAGATGGTATTCTTGCCGCCAAAGGTAGACATGATCCAGCTGTCACCCCAAGAGCAATTCCAATTGTGGAAGCAATGACTGCTTTAGTATTAGCTGACGCTCTATTAATTCAAAAATCAAGGGATTTTGCCAGAAGTGTTGTCAATTAA